Proteins found in one Effusibacillus lacus genomic segment:
- a CDS encoding HIRAN domain-containing protein, whose protein sequence is MIIQILIKCQGEANERTVYVAITGTNHYYGTEFIKVGQIVHLTKDPDNPHDQEAIKAEIMPLGKIGYVANSTHTVPRGCRSAGRIYDTFITHICGIVRFVVKDTVILELAEGVEEVYIVTVKSDDLIREEVQRGIAHD, encoded by the coding sequence ATGATAATCCAAATATTAATTAAATGCCAGGGTGAAGCCAATGAAAGAACGGTGTATGTTGCTATTACGGGCACGAATCATTATTACGGCACAGAGTTTATTAAAGTCGGACAAATCGTGCATCTCACAAAGGATCCTGACAATCCGCATGACCAAGAAGCGATTAAAGCGGAGATCATGCCCCTTGGGAAAATCGGATATGTAGCCAACAGCACACACACCGTTCCCAGAGGCTGCCGGAGTGCAGGGAGGATCTACGATACTTTTATAACCCATATTTGCGGGATTGTAAGATTCGTAGTGAAAGATACTGTGATACTGGAATTGGCAGAAGGGGTTGAGGAAGTATACATTGTGACAGTGAAGTCAGATGATTTAATTCGGGAAGAAGTTCAAAGGGGGATTGCACATGATTGA
- a CDS encoding HTH domain-containing protein, producing the protein MDLVERLFFILTTIQQRPGITAPALAELCGTSVRSIYRDIKRLDEAGIQILLQGNK; encoded by the coding sequence ATGGATTTGGTGGAACGGCTGTTTTTTATACTGACGACGATCCAGCAACGACCGGGGATTACCGCTCCCGCTTTGGCGGAACTGTGCGGTACATCCGTACGGAGTATCTACCGTGACATCAAGCGGTTGGATGAAGCCGGAATCCAGATCCTGCTGCAGGGGAACAAAG